Proteins encoded together in one Kutzneria kofuensis window:
- a CDS encoding ABC transporter substrate-binding protein has product MRRIALLAAVLVALTGCSALNGAEEPPQGNGETVVRVGVMQVIDTAPFYLALSKGYFRDEGLTVKITPTKSGTDSLPLLAGNHIDIGFGNWATLFQAQANGTGDYRVLADGSQGAPHVQIVATRPDSGIRTPQDLAGRTVSSNAPNDIPLLALKAILQADGVDPSTVKTPIVHHADTPAALAGKEVDAALQLEPFITIARRQTGAVPVVDLYGPGPAHDLPIAGYFALSRFTQQNPRAATSFRHAIERGAADAHDVAAVQQILPTFVGGVTPDIAKEVAIPVFPTSVSRDRLQRVADLMLTYGQLKAKLDVGQLVQ; this is encoded by the coding sequence ATGCGGCGCATCGCGTTGCTGGCGGCAGTGCTCGTCGCCCTCACCGGCTGTAGCGCGCTCAACGGTGCGGAGGAGCCGCCGCAGGGCAATGGGGAGACGGTGGTGCGCGTCGGCGTCATGCAGGTGATCGACACCGCCCCGTTCTACCTGGCCTTGAGCAAGGGTTACTTCCGCGACGAGGGCCTGACGGTCAAGATCACGCCGACCAAGAGCGGCACCGACAGCCTGCCGCTGCTCGCCGGCAACCACATCGACATCGGCTTCGGCAACTGGGCCACCCTGTTCCAGGCGCAGGCCAACGGCACCGGCGACTACCGCGTCCTGGCCGATGGATCGCAGGGCGCGCCGCACGTGCAGATCGTCGCCACCCGCCCCGATTCCGGCATCCGCACCCCGCAAGATCTCGCCGGACGCACGGTCAGCAGCAACGCCCCCAACGACATCCCGCTGCTCGCGCTCAAGGCCATCCTCCAGGCCGACGGTGTCGATCCGAGCACCGTCAAGACGCCCATCGTGCACCATGCCGACACCCCTGCCGCCTTGGCCGGCAAGGAAGTCGACGCCGCGTTGCAGCTGGAGCCGTTCATCACCATCGCCCGCCGGCAGACCGGCGCCGTCCCCGTCGTCGACCTCTACGGCCCCGGCCCCGCGCATGATCTCCCCATCGCCGGCTACTTCGCCCTGTCCAGGTTCACCCAACAGAACCCGCGCGCCGCCACCTCTTTCCGTCACGCCATCGAACGCGGCGCCGCCGACGCACACGATGTCGCTGCCGTGCAACAAATCCTGCCGACCTTCGTCGGCGGCGTGACTCCCGACATCGCCAAGGAGGTGGCCATCCCGGTGTTCCCGACCTCCGTGTCGCGGGATCGGCTGCAACGGGTCGCCGACCTGATGCTGACCTACGGCCAGCTCAAAGCGAAGCTGGACGTGGGGCAACTCGTCCAGTGA
- a CDS encoding GNAT family N-acetyltransferase translates to MDEFVIGPESDVPLEDLLDLYGAVGWTAYTDKPELLRRGVAGSSYVVTARLGGRLLGLARAISDDATICYLQDVLVHPEAQRRGIGRQLLTAVLDRYRETRQKVLLTDDEPAQRAFYESLGYGEIRDFGPGTLRAFVRFG, encoded by the coding sequence GTGGACGAGTTCGTGATCGGTCCGGAATCCGACGTGCCGCTGGAGGACCTGCTCGACCTCTACGGAGCGGTGGGCTGGACGGCGTACACGGACAAGCCGGAGCTGCTGCGGAGAGGGGTGGCGGGGTCGTCCTACGTGGTCACGGCGAGGCTGGGCGGAAGGCTCCTGGGCCTGGCCAGGGCGATCTCGGATGATGCGACCATCTGTTATCTGCAGGACGTGCTGGTGCACCCGGAAGCACAGCGCCGGGGCATCGGCCGGCAGCTGCTGACGGCGGTGCTCGACCGGTACCGCGAAACGAGGCAGAAGGTGTTGCTGACCGACGACGAACCGGCGCAGCGGGCCTTCTACGAAAGCCTCGGATACGGGGAGATCCGCGACTTCGGGCCGGGCACGCTGCGCGCCTTCGTCCGCTTCGGCTAG
- a CDS encoding methyltransferase domain-containing protein encodes MALDRLKSTWEKLGRVDPRWAVLTDPDRRHGGWDTDEFLATAAAPIQRVRELTEAAGLSLGDRALDFGCGAGRLSNGLAAHVDTVVGVDIAQSMVDEAVKINRFPDRVSFTSYDGHRLPFDDESFDSVVSLISIQHSPPAVQLACLVEMHRVTRPGGVLVLQIPARPNKPTSLAAEAMRAGIEPLDAPGTVGAGQTVMVRAKITNLSSAVWPAGQLIRLGNHWRAGEEPVRWNDGRTDIPHDIAPGASVEMQVPVAAPDEPGSYVLELDLVQEAVSWFAEAGGTSVRVPVEVVAAPVAAPVVVAPTEESPAEPPAQGRDDGGMEMFGMDQNLVRLLFAHCGSDVVAAVPDDMAGSEWESYTYVIRRGATI; translated from the coding sequence ATGGCATTGGACAGGCTGAAGTCGACGTGGGAGAAGCTCGGCCGGGTGGACCCGCGGTGGGCCGTGCTCACCGACCCCGACCGCCGGCACGGCGGCTGGGACACCGACGAGTTCCTGGCCACCGCGGCCGCGCCGATCCAGCGCGTCCGCGAGCTGACCGAGGCCGCCGGGCTCTCGCTCGGCGACCGCGCGCTCGACTTCGGCTGCGGCGCGGGGCGGCTGAGCAACGGGCTCGCCGCCCACGTCGACACCGTCGTCGGCGTGGACATCGCGCAGTCGATGGTCGACGAGGCCGTGAAGATCAACCGGTTCCCGGACCGGGTGTCGTTCACCTCGTACGACGGGCACCGGCTGCCGTTCGACGACGAGTCGTTCGACTCGGTGGTCAGCCTGATCTCGATCCAGCACTCGCCGCCGGCCGTGCAGCTGGCGTGCCTGGTCGAGATGCACCGGGTCACCAGGCCCGGCGGCGTGCTGGTGCTGCAGATCCCGGCCCGCCCCAACAAGCCCACCTCGCTCGCCGCCGAGGCCATGCGTGCCGGCATCGAGCCGCTCGACGCGCCCGGGACCGTCGGCGCCGGGCAGACCGTCATGGTGCGCGCCAAGATCACCAACCTGAGCTCGGCCGTCTGGCCGGCCGGGCAGCTGATCCGGCTGGGCAACCACTGGCGCGCCGGCGAGGAGCCCGTGCGCTGGAACGACGGCCGCACCGACATCCCGCACGACATCGCGCCCGGTGCGTCCGTGGAGATGCAGGTGCCGGTCGCCGCCCCCGACGAGCCCGGTTCGTACGTGCTGGAACTGGATCTCGTGCAGGAGGCCGTCTCCTGGTTCGCCGAGGCCGGCGGGACGTCGGTCCGGGTGCCGGTCGAGGTCGTGGCCGCTCCCGTTGCGGCGCCGGTGGTTGTCGCCCCCACCGAGGAGAGCCCGGCCGAGCCGCCCGCTCAGGGGCGTGACGACGGCGGCATGGAGATGTTCGGTATGGACCAGAACCTGGTGCGGCTGCTGTTCGCGCACTGCGGTTCCGACGTCGTCGCCGCCGTCCCCGACGACATGGCCGGCTCCGAGTGGGAGAGCTACACCTACGTCATCCGCCGCGGGGCGACCATCTAG
- a CDS encoding pectinesterase family protein has protein sequence MANKRMAGTTAVMAVAAVVGSVVASAAPAAAVSAAKPTVAADGTGLYRTVQAAVDAAPANSSARTVITIKPGTYREIVHVPSNKTAITLQGLGTSPSNVVIVYNNSAGTSGTFGSASVFVEGRDFAATNLTIANDYVEKPSTDGQQALALALNADRAVFRDVRLLGDQDTFLVNDKARAYMADSYVEGTVDFIFGGGTMVFDRTTVYEKRTTGGPVTAASTPATKKYGLLFYRCTVTGKTDNTTQLGRPWRADAQVLYRESTLNATVKTSQPWIDMHENSWKKARFLEYRNTGPGAGKNSNRPQLADSQAADYTPQKYLAGTDGWNPL, from the coding sequence ATGGCAAACAAGAGAATGGCGGGCACGACCGCCGTCATGGCCGTCGCCGCAGTGGTGGGCTCCGTCGTGGCGTCGGCAGCACCGGCGGCCGCCGTCTCGGCGGCCAAGCCCACGGTGGCGGCCGACGGCACCGGCCTGTACCGCACCGTCCAAGCCGCGGTCGACGCGGCGCCGGCCAACAGCTCCGCGCGCACGGTGATCACCATCAAGCCGGGCACCTACCGCGAGATCGTGCATGTGCCGTCGAACAAGACCGCCATCACGCTGCAGGGACTGGGCACGTCACCCTCGAACGTGGTGATCGTCTACAACAACTCCGCCGGCACCTCCGGCACGTTCGGCAGTGCCAGCGTGTTCGTCGAGGGCCGCGACTTCGCCGCCACGAACCTCACCATCGCCAACGACTACGTCGAGAAGCCCTCCACCGACGGGCAGCAGGCGCTGGCGCTGGCGCTCAACGCCGACCGCGCGGTGTTCCGCGACGTCCGCCTGCTCGGCGACCAGGACACGTTCCTGGTCAACGACAAGGCCCGCGCCTACATGGCCGACTCCTACGTCGAGGGCACCGTCGACTTCATCTTCGGCGGCGGCACCATGGTCTTCGACCGCACCACCGTGTACGAGAAGCGCACCACCGGCGGCCCGGTCACCGCCGCCAGCACCCCGGCCACCAAGAAGTACGGCCTGCTGTTCTACCGCTGCACAGTCACCGGCAAGACCGACAACACCACCCAGCTGGGCCGGCCGTGGCGGGCCGACGCCCAGGTCCTCTACCGCGAGTCCACCCTCAACGCCACGGTCAAGACCTCCCAGCCCTGGATCGACATGCACGAGAACTCGTGGAAGAAAGCCCGGTTCCTGGAATACCGCAACACCGGCCCGGGTGCGGGCAAGAACTCCAACCGCCCGCAGTTGGCCGACTCGCAGGCCGCCGACTACACGCCCCAGAAGTACCTCGCCGGCACCGACGGCTGGAACCCCTTGTAG
- a CDS encoding RNA polymerase sigma factor, translated as MRTTADVALIQAAASGDPRAREELVALCLPLVHNLVRRALSDDPEADDVVQETMLRAIRGLSGLKNPERFRAWLVTTAIRQVRDRARERRARSLRLLPLEVLDETADPALSVAEDAVDRVEREQERRDMLAATRWLTPDQQQVLALWWQEVNGELTRAEVAQALSLSPQHTAVRVQRMRERLLLARMVLHAWRAVPRCPDLAETGRGWAGTAESKWFKRLARHVHGCPVCGAVGAPRVPSDHLVVTIGVLAATPCVTQASPEASSRAGPPRRSALIVRGNPRERVAAHVHLAPAPG; from the coding sequence GTGAGGACGACGGCTGACGTCGCGTTGATCCAGGCCGCTGCGTCCGGTGACCCGCGGGCCCGAGAAGAATTGGTCGCCCTGTGTCTCCCACTGGTCCACAACCTCGTCCGAAGGGCCCTGTCGGACGATCCCGAAGCGGATGACGTGGTGCAGGAGACGATGCTTCGGGCCATTCGCGGTCTGTCGGGATTGAAGAATCCCGAACGATTCCGTGCCTGGCTGGTCACCACCGCGATTCGCCAGGTACGCGACCGCGCGCGGGAACGGCGGGCGCGGTCGCTACGCCTGCTGCCGCTGGAGGTGCTCGACGAGACGGCCGACCCGGCGCTGTCGGTGGCCGAGGACGCGGTCGACCGGGTCGAGCGCGAGCAGGAACGCCGCGACATGCTCGCCGCCACGCGGTGGCTCACCCCCGACCAGCAGCAGGTGTTGGCCCTGTGGTGGCAGGAGGTCAACGGAGAACTCACCCGAGCCGAAGTGGCGCAGGCACTGTCCTTGAGCCCGCAGCACACCGCCGTACGGGTGCAACGGATGCGGGAACGGCTGCTGCTGGCCCGCATGGTGCTGCACGCGTGGCGCGCCGTCCCCCGCTGCCCCGACCTGGCGGAGACGGGGCGGGGTTGGGCGGGCACGGCGGAGAGCAAGTGGTTCAAGCGGCTGGCACGGCACGTGCATGGCTGCCCGGTGTGCGGCGCTGTCGGCGCACCGCGAGTCCCCTCCGACCATCTGGTCGTGACGATCGGCGTGCTCGCCGCGACCCCGTGCGTCACCCAGGCCTCTCCGGAGGCGAGTTCTCGGGCCGGCCCACCTCGTCGGTCGGCTCTGATCGTTCGGGGAAACCCGCGTGAACGTGTCGCCGCGCACGTTCACCTGGCGCCCGCGCCCGGCTAA
- the nagB gene encoding glucosamine-6-phosphate deaminase, producing the protein MEIVIVPDATAQGELAAGAIADLVGRKPDALIGVATGSTPLPVYQALQRRKAEGLDLDRARICQLDEYVGLPAGHPESYREVVRREVLDRLGISDDRFMGPDGSAEDVVRACADYERTLAEAGGVDLQLLGIGTDGHIGFNEPISSFGSRTRVKTLTRQTRVDNARFFDSLDDVPQHVLTQGIGTIMEARHLILLATGESKAEAVALAVEGPLAAIVPASVLQLHPHATVILDEAAAGQLKLADYYRSTYATKPAWQGI; encoded by the coding sequence ATGGAGATCGTGATCGTGCCGGACGCGACGGCGCAGGGTGAGCTGGCCGCCGGCGCCATCGCCGACCTGGTCGGACGCAAGCCCGACGCGCTGATCGGCGTCGCGACCGGCTCCACCCCGCTCCCCGTCTACCAGGCGCTGCAGCGCCGCAAGGCCGAGGGCCTGGACCTCGACCGGGCGCGGATCTGCCAGCTCGACGAGTACGTGGGCCTGCCCGCCGGCCACCCCGAGTCCTACCGGGAGGTCGTCCGCCGCGAGGTCCTGGACCGGCTCGGCATCTCCGACGACCGGTTCATGGGACCGGACGGCTCCGCCGAGGACGTCGTGCGGGCCTGCGCCGACTACGAGCGGACCCTGGCCGAGGCCGGCGGCGTCGACCTGCAGCTGCTCGGCATCGGCACCGACGGCCACATCGGCTTCAACGAGCCGATCTCGTCGTTCGGCTCGCGGACCCGGGTCAAGACGCTGACCCGGCAGACCCGCGTCGACAACGCCCGCTTCTTCGACAGCCTCGACGACGTGCCGCAGCACGTGCTGACCCAGGGCATCGGCACGATCATGGAAGCTCGGCACCTCATCCTGTTGGCCACTGGCGAGTCCAAGGCCGAGGCCGTCGCCCTCGCCGTCGAGGGGCCGCTGGCCGCGATCGTGCCGGCCTCCGTGCTGCAGCTGCACCCGCACGCCACCGTCATCCTCGACGAGGCCGCCGCCGGCCAGCTCAAGCTCGCCGACTACTACCGCTCCACCTACGCCACCAAGCCCGCCTGGCAGGGCATCTGA
- a CDS encoding PhzF family phenazine biosynthesis protein: MTTDVLRYAAFTTTPDGGNPAGVVLDATGLDDADQQKIAAEVGYSETAFVTRADDGYRVRYFSPLAEVAFCGHATIATAVALAQRDGHGELLFHTPAGEIPVTTTRGDDGLTRASLTSVPTSSREATPEEIADTLVALGWSTADLDSQHVPHVAFAGNHHLVLVLSSRERLASLNYDFDRLATLMTRFGWTTVQLVWPESDTVWHSRNPFPVGGVVEDPATGAAAAAFGGYLLATGRVTEPVRLTIRQGEDMGRPSLLTVDLNPADPRVTVSGTATPIV, encoded by the coding sequence ATGACCACTGACGTGCTGCGCTACGCGGCGTTCACCACCACGCCCGACGGCGGCAACCCCGCCGGCGTCGTGCTGGACGCCACCGGCCTGGACGACGCCGACCAGCAGAAGATCGCCGCCGAGGTGGGCTACTCGGAAACGGCGTTCGTCACGCGGGCCGACGACGGGTACCGGGTGCGCTACTTCAGCCCGCTGGCCGAGGTCGCGTTCTGCGGCCACGCCACCATCGCCACCGCGGTCGCGCTGGCGCAACGGGACGGTCACGGGGAGTTGCTGTTCCACACGCCGGCCGGTGAGATCCCCGTCACCACGACGCGCGGTGACGACGGCCTCACCCGCGCCAGCCTGACCAGCGTGCCCACCTCGTCCCGGGAGGCCACCCCCGAGGAGATCGCCGACACCCTGGTCGCGCTCGGCTGGTCCACAGCGGACCTCGACAGCCAGCACGTGCCCCATGTCGCCTTCGCCGGCAACCACCACCTCGTTCTCGTGCTGTCCTCGCGGGAGCGCCTCGCGTCGCTCAACTACGACTTCGACCGGCTCGCCACGCTCATGACCCGGTTCGGCTGGACCACCGTGCAGCTGGTCTGGCCGGAGAGCGACACCGTCTGGCACTCCCGCAACCCGTTCCCCGTCGGCGGCGTCGTCGAGGACCCCGCCACCGGCGCGGCGGCCGCGGCCTTCGGCGGCTACCTGCTCGCCACCGGCCGGGTGACCGAGCCGGTGCGGCTGACCATCCGCCAGGGCGAGGACATGGGCCGGCCCAGCCTGCTCACCGTCGACCTCAACCCGGCGGACCCGCGGGTCACGGTCAGCGGCACGGCGACGCCGATCGTCTAG
- a CDS encoding glutamate ABC transporter substrate-binding protein, with amino-acid sequence MRAAVVVTALAMVLAGCGSTLPAQPVDSSSTVTVPEPPGVAGAPSSSTATKPPDTTCDATASLRPSGPLPPPGQMPEGSTMARIVQRGRLIAGVDQNTYPMGFRNPITGQVEGFDVDMLHAVSAALFGDPDRIQFKAITSADRIPVLQQNQVDIVARTFTIDCARAEQVGFSSVYFSAGQRVLVDVNSPVQDIGGMSGKKVCATKGSTSLDALTKVASHPQLVAVDNWTDCLVLMQQGQVDATSTDDTILAGLAAQDPYTKVVGPRFADEPYGLAVPRTDTDFVRFINAVLEKIRADGTWTADYKHWLGDRLGPVPAPPTPRYLD; translated from the coding sequence GTGAGGGCGGCGGTTGTGGTGACCGCGCTGGCGATGGTGCTGGCGGGGTGCGGCTCCACGCTGCCCGCGCAACCCGTGGACAGCTCGTCGACGGTCACCGTGCCGGAGCCGCCGGGCGTCGCCGGCGCGCCCTCGTCGTCGACCGCCACCAAACCCCCGGACACGACCTGCGACGCGACGGCCAGCCTGCGGCCCAGCGGCCCGCTGCCGCCGCCCGGCCAGATGCCCGAGGGCTCCACCATGGCCCGGATCGTGCAGCGCGGCCGGCTGATCGCCGGCGTCGACCAGAACACGTACCCGATGGGCTTCCGCAACCCGATCACCGGCCAGGTCGAGGGCTTCGACGTGGACATGCTGCACGCCGTGTCCGCGGCGCTGTTCGGCGACCCGGACCGCATCCAGTTCAAGGCCATCACCTCCGCGGACCGGATCCCGGTGCTGCAGCAGAACCAGGTCGACATCGTGGCCCGCACGTTCACCATCGACTGCGCCCGGGCCGAGCAGGTCGGCTTCTCCTCGGTGTACTTCTCGGCGGGGCAGCGGGTTCTGGTCGACGTGAACTCGCCGGTGCAGGACATCGGCGGCATGTCCGGCAAGAAGGTGTGCGCCACCAAGGGATCCACCTCGCTGGACGCGCTGACCAAGGTCGCCTCGCATCCGCAGCTGGTGGCCGTGGACAACTGGACGGACTGCCTGGTGCTGATGCAGCAGGGACAGGTCGACGCCACCTCGACCGACGACACGATCCTGGCCGGGCTGGCCGCGCAGGACCCGTACACCAAGGTCGTCGGACCGCGGTTCGCCGACGAGCCGTACGGGCTGGCGGTGCCCAGGACCGACACCGACTTCGTCCGGTTCATCAACGCGGTGCTGGAGAAGATCCGCGCGGACGGCACCTGGACCGCCGACTACAAGCACTGGCTGGGCGACCGCCTCGGCCCCGTGCCCGCCCCGCCGACCCCGCGTTATCTGGACTGA
- a CDS encoding serine/threonine-protein kinase, whose product MATEQWDPAATGLAPTGHTEEVWRPSSQGSRPLTGPSLGRGGLGAGLVEVPRVPYRDPSTAVLDNPVVAENKRFCSHCASRVGRSEDGVPGQTEGVCPRCGTPFSFVPKLRPGEVLGGQYEVLGCLAYGGLGWIYLARDHNVNDRWVVLKGLIDTGDPAAMAAAVAERRFLAEVEHPNIVKIYNFVQHPDPDTGTMVGYIVMEYVGGDSLRELALKRRRPDRRIEPMPLPQVIAYGLEILPALGYLHGIGLLYCDLKPDNVIQTDEQLKLLDLGAVRRMDDYESPLFFTAGYSAPELGRRGPSIASDLYTVGRMMAVLSFEFPEYRSTRKHTLPGPDEVPLFEIFESYHRFLLRATHEKPEQRFHSAEDMAEQLVGVLREVVALGGEQPPPRLSHMFSTERRPFGPRDELLAPEPHEVAVALPVPQVDAGDPAAGFLATVTGVDPKAMLQSLDNAPMVTPEVLLRQARAYIDLEDLPSAIAALDEAAEDVPGDWRVSWYRGLVAIAQSKPKEAKVAFNAVYDILPGEPAAKLALAVSAELCGDHGAAARYYELVWRTDHGYVSAAFGLARTRLAQGHRSWAVEILDSVPDSSSQYLSAQIGALKVRIRDRRPAELTVADLMEAGNRLDHLTLDVQKRTKLTADVLGAAFDWVLAGKPGGDHGVTTVLGAELTERGLRFGLEECYRTLARLASSVTERVALVDRANAVRPRTLR is encoded by the coding sequence ATGGCAACTGAGCAGTGGGATCCCGCCGCGACCGGTCTCGCGCCGACCGGTCACACCGAAGAGGTGTGGCGGCCGTCCAGTCAGGGCTCCAGACCCCTGACCGGGCCGTCGCTGGGCCGTGGAGGCCTGGGCGCCGGCCTGGTCGAGGTGCCTCGCGTGCCTTACCGGGACCCGTCGACGGCGGTGCTGGACAACCCGGTCGTCGCGGAGAACAAGCGGTTCTGCTCGCACTGCGCGTCCCGGGTCGGGCGCAGCGAGGACGGTGTCCCGGGGCAGACCGAGGGAGTGTGCCCGCGCTGCGGCACGCCGTTCTCGTTCGTGCCGAAGCTGCGGCCGGGGGAGGTGCTCGGCGGTCAGTACGAGGTGTTGGGCTGCCTCGCGTACGGCGGCCTCGGCTGGATCTACCTGGCCCGCGACCACAACGTGAACGACCGCTGGGTGGTGCTGAAGGGGCTGATCGACACCGGCGACCCGGCCGCGATGGCCGCCGCGGTCGCGGAGCGGCGGTTCCTGGCCGAGGTGGAGCACCCGAACATCGTCAAGATCTACAACTTCGTGCAGCACCCGGACCCGGACACCGGCACGATGGTCGGCTACATCGTGATGGAGTACGTGGGCGGCGACTCGTTGCGGGAACTGGCCCTCAAGCGCCGACGGCCGGACCGGCGGATCGAGCCGATGCCGCTGCCGCAGGTGATCGCCTACGGGCTGGAGATCCTGCCGGCGCTGGGTTACCTGCACGGAATCGGCCTGCTGTACTGCGATCTCAAGCCGGACAACGTGATCCAGACCGACGAGCAGCTCAAGCTGCTGGACCTGGGCGCGGTGCGGCGGATGGACGACTACGAGAGCCCGCTGTTCTTCACCGCCGGCTACAGCGCGCCGGAGCTGGGCCGGCGCGGGCCGTCCATCGCCTCCGACCTGTACACCGTCGGCCGGATGATGGCCGTGCTGAGCTTCGAGTTCCCGGAGTACCGCAGCACCCGCAAGCACACCCTGCCCGGGCCGGACGAGGTGCCGCTGTTCGAGATCTTCGAGTCGTACCACCGGTTTCTGCTGCGGGCCACGCACGAGAAGCCGGAGCAGCGGTTCCACTCCGCCGAGGACATGGCCGAGCAGCTGGTCGGCGTGCTGCGCGAGGTCGTCGCGCTCGGCGGCGAGCAGCCGCCGCCCCGGCTGTCGCACATGTTCAGCACCGAGCGCCGTCCGTTCGGGCCGCGCGACGAGCTGCTCGCGCCCGAGCCGCACGAGGTCGCCGTCGCGCTGCCGGTGCCGCAGGTCGACGCCGGCGATCCGGCCGCCGGTTTCCTGGCGACCGTCACCGGTGTCGATCCCAAAGCGATGCTGCAGAGCCTGGACAACGCCCCGATGGTGACGCCGGAGGTGTTGCTGCGGCAGGCCCGCGCGTACATCGACCTGGAGGACCTGCCGTCGGCGATCGCGGCGTTGGACGAGGCTGCCGAGGACGTGCCGGGGGACTGGCGGGTCAGCTGGTACCGGGGGCTGGTGGCGATCGCCCAGTCCAAGCCGAAGGAGGCCAAGGTCGCCTTCAACGCCGTGTACGACATCCTGCCCGGGGAGCCCGCCGCGAAGCTGGCGCTGGCCGTCAGCGCCGAGCTGTGCGGCGATCACGGCGCTGCCGCCCGGTATTACGAGCTGGTGTGGCGCACCGACCACGGTTACGTCAGCGCCGCGTTCGGGCTGGCGCGGACCCGGCTCGCGCAGGGACACCGGTCGTGGGCGGTGGAGATCCTCGACAGCGTGCCGGACAGTTCGAGCCAGTACCTGTCGGCGCAGATCGGGGCGCTGAAGGTGCGGATCCGGGACCGGCGGCCGGCCGAGCTGACCGTCGCCGACCTGATGGAGGCCGGCAACCGGCTCGACCACCTGACGCTGGACGTGCAGAAACGCACCAAGCTCACCGCCGACGTGCTCGGCGCCGCGTTCGACTGGGTGCTGGCCGGCAAGCCCGGCGGCGACCACGGCGTGACGACCGTGCTGGGGGCGGAGCTGACCGAGCGGGGGCTGCGGTTCGGGCTGGAGGAGTGCTACCGGACCCTGGCGCGGCTGGCCAGCAGCGTGACGGAGCGGGTGGCGTTGGTCGACCGCGCCAACGCCGTCCGCCCCCGCACTTTGCGCTAG